Proteins encoded within one genomic window of Micromonospora halotolerans:
- a CDS encoding response regulator transcription factor, translated as MRLLVVEDETRLAASLRRGLQAEGFVVDVEPTGPGGLDAARHGDYDAMILDVMLPGLSGYEVVRRLRAEERWLPVLMLSAKDGEYDQADGLDCGADDYLTKPFSYVVLLARLRALLRRGAPERPAVLAVGDLRLDPARRRVTRSEAEVALTAREYALLAYLMRRPGEVVSKTELLDHVWDASVETAPNAVEVYVGYLRRKIGRDRLETVRGAGYRLAT; from the coding sequence GTGCGGTTGCTGGTGGTGGAGGACGAGACGCGGCTGGCCGCGTCGCTGCGGCGGGGTCTGCAGGCGGAGGGCTTCGTGGTCGACGTCGAGCCCACCGGCCCCGGCGGGCTGGACGCCGCCCGGCACGGCGACTACGACGCGATGATCCTCGACGTGATGCTTCCCGGGCTGTCCGGGTACGAGGTGGTGCGCCGGCTGCGCGCCGAGGAGCGCTGGCTGCCGGTGCTGATGCTCTCGGCCAAGGACGGTGAGTACGACCAGGCCGACGGTCTGGACTGCGGGGCCGACGACTACCTCACCAAGCCCTTCTCGTACGTGGTGCTGCTGGCTCGGCTGCGGGCGCTGCTGCGCCGCGGCGCGCCGGAGCGCCCGGCCGTGCTCGCGGTCGGTGACCTGCGGTTGGATCCGGCGCGGCGGCGGGTGACCCGGTCCGAGGCCGAGGTGGCCCTGACCGCCCGCGAGTACGCCCTGCTCGCCTACCTGATGCGCCGCCCCGGCGAGGTGGTCTCCAAGACCGAGCTGCTGGACCACGTCTGGGACGCCTCGGTGGAGACCGCGCCGAACGCGGTCGAGGTCTACGTCGGCTACCTGCGGCGCAAGATCGGCCGGGACCGGCTGGAGACGGTCCGCGGCGCCGGCTACCGGCTCGCCACATGA
- a CDS encoding LolA family protein — protein MSVLKNHTVLRWLVPVTAGVAVIGGGAAVGTFAAGADPALPPRTAAQLLEDLRTSRLDGLSGTVVQRADLGLPPIAGLVGQAAGNDLASLVSGTHTLRVWYAGPERQRLALVDTLGERDVVRDGRDVWTWDSRANTASHRKLPADAKDLESAPATPADAADRALEAIDPSTAVTVGRSATVAGRSVYELVLTPRDRDSLVHQVRIALDAKEHVPLRFEVLADGVDEPAFEVAFTQVDFRTPDADQFRFNPPPGVTVKEEPAGDERGPAGRQRPERGKADPDVRTVGTGWTTVLVAKLDAAGAAGAAGGKPGAKPGEAAGPDVDMMAKVLGGLQRVSGDWGSGRLLTGKLFSVLLTDDGRVLAGLVRPERLYQAAKG, from the coding sequence ATGTCCGTACTGAAGAACCACACCGTGCTCCGCTGGCTGGTCCCGGTGACCGCGGGGGTCGCCGTGATCGGGGGCGGCGCCGCCGTCGGCACGTTCGCGGCGGGCGCCGACCCGGCGCTGCCGCCGCGCACCGCCGCCCAACTCCTGGAGGACCTGCGGACGTCCCGCCTCGACGGGCTCTCCGGCACCGTCGTGCAGCGCGCCGACCTCGGGCTGCCTCCGATCGCCGGGCTGGTCGGGCAGGCCGCCGGTAACGATCTGGCCAGCCTGGTCAGCGGCACGCACACGCTGCGGGTCTGGTACGCCGGCCCGGAGCGGCAGCGGCTCGCCCTGGTCGACACGCTGGGCGAGCGGGACGTGGTGCGCGACGGGCGCGACGTCTGGACCTGGGACAGCCGGGCCAACACGGCGTCCCACCGGAAGCTGCCGGCGGACGCCAAGGACCTCGAGTCGGCGCCGGCCACGCCGGCCGACGCCGCCGACCGGGCGCTCGAGGCGATCGACCCGAGCACCGCGGTCACCGTGGGCCGCTCCGCCACCGTCGCCGGGCGCAGCGTGTACGAGCTGGTGCTGACCCCGCGCGACCGGGACTCGCTGGTGCACCAGGTGCGGATCGCGCTGGACGCGAAGGAGCACGTGCCGCTGCGCTTCGAGGTGCTCGCCGACGGCGTGGACGAGCCGGCGTTCGAGGTGGCCTTCACGCAGGTCGACTTCCGCACCCCGGACGCCGACCAGTTCCGGTTCAACCCGCCGCCCGGCGTGACGGTCAAGGAGGAGCCGGCGGGTGACGAGCGCGGGCCGGCCGGCCGGCAGCGCCCCGAGCGGGGCAAGGCCGACCCGGACGTGCGTACCGTGGGGACCGGCTGGACCACCGTGCTGGTGGCGAAGCTCGACGCGGCCGGCGCCGCGGGAGCGGCCGGCGGAAAGCCGGGTGCGAAGCCGGGTGAGGCGGCCGGGCCGGACGTCGACATGATGGCGAAGGTGCTCGGCGGGCTGCAGCGGGTGAGCGGCGACTGGGGCAGCGGCCGGCTGCTCACCGGCAAGCTGTTCAGCGTGCTGCTCACCGACGACGGCCGGGTGCTGGCCGGTCTCGTGCGGCCGGAGCGGCTGTACCAGGCGGCGAAGGGCTGA
- a CDS encoding HelD family protein — protein sequence MLYDRLDDKRDQAARRLTEELRATGGTKQARSQRDHAVRMYADQVEQLSAVESGLCFGRLDGDDDSCRYIGRIGIFDTSGDYDPLLIDWRAPAARAFYLATAANPQGVRRRRHLRTRERKVTGLNDEVLDIAAASPTAHEEVTGEASLLAALNAGRTGQMRDIVETIQAEQDQIIRADLPGVMVVQGGPGTGKTAVALHRAAYLLYTHRQQLSTRGVLLVGPNPTFLRYISQVLPALAETGVLLRTQADLFPGVHARRTEPAATAALKGRAVLAEVLANAVRDRQWVPDEPLEIELPQREILTLDPETVRQARERVRRTDRPHNLARALFDIEIVHALADQVAERIGADPLGGENLLSEADRAEIRRELRDEPGIRAALDELWPVLTPQRLLADLFESPERIAAAAPMLTDAERAALHREPGGWTPADVPLLDEAAELLGEDERAAAARRERIRALEREYAEGVLEIWRGSRSIDVEDEADGGEILGVTDLIDADRLSERQEEADRLTTAQRAAADRTWAFGHVIVDEAQELSPMAWRLLMRRCPSRSMTIVGDVAQTGALAGTPSWQEALAPYVADRWRLEELTVSYRTPAEIMAVAAEVLAEIDPALRPPRSVRASGVPPWDRTVPADRLAAELVEATAREAARLTDGRLGVIVPAGKVDELGAAVVAALPEATVGEQPELANRVVVLTTEQAKGLEFDSVLVVDPDEIVAESPRGHSDLYVALTRATQRLGILRAP from the coding sequence ATGCTCTACGACCGGTTGGACGACAAGCGGGACCAGGCCGCCCGGCGGCTCACCGAGGAGCTGCGCGCCACCGGCGGCACGAAGCAGGCCCGGTCGCAACGCGACCACGCCGTGCGGATGTACGCCGACCAGGTCGAGCAGCTCTCCGCGGTGGAGAGCGGCCTCTGCTTCGGCCGCCTCGACGGCGACGACGACTCGTGCCGCTACATCGGCCGGATCGGCATCTTCGACACCTCCGGCGACTACGACCCGCTGCTGATCGACTGGCGCGCTCCGGCCGCCCGCGCCTTCTACCTGGCGACCGCCGCCAACCCCCAGGGGGTCCGCCGGCGGCGGCACCTGCGTACCCGGGAGCGGAAGGTCACCGGGCTCAACGACGAGGTGCTGGACATCGCCGCCGCCTCCCCCACCGCCCACGAGGAGGTGACGGGCGAGGCGTCGCTGCTCGCCGCGCTGAACGCCGGGCGTACCGGCCAGATGCGCGACATCGTCGAGACCATCCAGGCCGAGCAGGACCAGATCATCCGGGCCGACCTGCCGGGCGTCATGGTGGTGCAGGGCGGGCCGGGCACCGGGAAGACCGCGGTGGCGCTGCACCGGGCCGCGTACCTGCTCTACACCCACCGCCAGCAGCTCTCCACCCGGGGCGTGCTGCTGGTCGGCCCGAACCCCACCTTCCTGCGGTACATCTCCCAGGTGCTGCCGGCGCTGGCCGAGACGGGCGTGCTGCTGCGCACCCAGGCCGATCTCTTCCCCGGCGTGCACGCCCGGCGCACCGAGCCGGCGGCCACCGCGGCGCTGAAGGGCCGTGCCGTGCTGGCCGAGGTGCTGGCCAACGCGGTGCGGGACCGGCAGTGGGTGCCGGACGAGCCGCTGGAGATCGAACTGCCCCAGCGGGAGATCCTCACCCTCGACCCGGAGACCGTGCGCCAGGCGCGGGAGCGGGTCCGCCGCACCGACCGCCCGCACAACCTCGCCCGGGCGCTGTTCGACATCGAGATCGTGCACGCGCTCGCCGACCAGGTGGCCGAGCGGATCGGCGCCGACCCGCTCGGCGGGGAGAACCTGCTCTCCGAGGCCGACCGGGCGGAGATCCGCCGGGAGCTGCGCGACGAGCCGGGGATCCGGGCCGCGCTGGACGAGCTGTGGCCGGTGCTCACCCCGCAGCGGCTGCTCGCCGACCTGTTCGAGTCGCCGGAGCGGATCGCCGCCGCCGCGCCGATGCTCACCGACGCGGAGCGGGCCGCGCTGCACCGCGAGCCGGGCGGCTGGACGCCGGCCGACGTGCCGCTGCTGGACGAGGCGGCCGAACTGCTCGGCGAGGACGAGCGCGCCGCCGCCGCCCGCCGGGAGCGGATCCGCGCCCTGGAACGCGAGTACGCCGAGGGCGTGCTGGAGATCTGGCGGGGTTCGCGCTCGATCGACGTGGAGGACGAGGCGGACGGCGGCGAGATCCTCGGTGTCACCGACCTGATCGACGCCGACCGGCTCTCCGAGCGGCAGGAGGAGGCCGACCGGCTCACCACCGCGCAGCGTGCCGCCGCCGACCGCACGTGGGCGTTCGGGCACGTGATCGTCGACGAGGCGCAGGAGCTGTCGCCGATGGCCTGGCGCCTGCTCATGCGCCGGTGCCCGAGCCGGTCGATGACGATCGTGGGGGACGTGGCACAGACCGGGGCGCTCGCCGGCACGCCGTCCTGGCAGGAGGCGCTGGCCCCGTACGTGGCGGACCGGTGGCGGCTGGAGGAGCTGACCGTCAGCTACCGCACCCCGGCCGAGATCATGGCGGTCGCCGCCGAGGTGCTGGCCGAGATCGACCCGGCGCTGCGCCCACCCCGCTCCGTACGCGCCAGCGGCGTGCCGCCGTGGGACCGCACGGTGCCGGCGGACCGGCTCGCCGCCGAGCTGGTCGAGGCGACCGCGCGGGAGGCCGCCCGGCTGACCGACGGCCGGCTCGGGGTGATCGTGCCGGCCGGCAAGGTGGACGAGCTGGGGGCGGCGGTCGTCGCGGCGCTGCCCGAGGCGACGGTCGGCGAGCAGCCGGAGCTGGCGAACCGGGTGGTGGTGCTCACCACCGAGCAGGCCAAGGGCCTGGAGTTCGACTCGGTACTGGTGGTGGACCCGGACGAAATCGTCGCCGAGTCCCCCCGCGGCCACAGCGACCTCTACGTGGCCCTGACCCGAGCCACCCAACGCCTGGGCATCCTCCGCGCCCCCTGA
- a CDS encoding sporulation protein, with translation MVFKKMLSAFGVGGPSVDTVLTNPNTRPGLTLDGHVNLVGGDAPASIEQITVGLVTRVEIESGDTEYAGVMEFHRMSVSGPLQLAPKQQLSIPFQLPVPWETPVTDVYGQRLHGMTMGLRTELAVARAVDKSDLDQVAVHPLPIHERILDAFQALGFRFKHADLERGHIRGVQQTLPFYQEIEFFAAPQYARVTNEVELTFVTSQHGVEVILECDKRGGFLTPGHDAFGRYAVPHSDAGRTDWVQVVDGWLRETTSRYGNLRAQGFGAPRGHHGHRGAGMGGMVAGAALGVAGGLVAGELIEDAFEGDFGDFGDFGGE, from the coding sequence ATGGTCTTCAAGAAGATGTTGAGCGCGTTCGGCGTGGGCGGCCCGAGCGTCGACACCGTGCTGACCAACCCCAACACCCGGCCGGGCCTGACCCTGGACGGGCACGTCAACCTGGTCGGCGGCGACGCGCCGGCGAGCATCGAGCAGATCACCGTCGGCCTCGTCACCCGGGTCGAGATCGAGAGCGGTGACACCGAGTACGCCGGCGTCATGGAGTTCCACCGGATGTCGGTGAGCGGGCCGCTGCAGCTGGCCCCGAAGCAGCAGCTGTCCATCCCGTTCCAGCTCCCGGTGCCGTGGGAGACCCCGGTCACCGACGTGTACGGCCAGCGGCTGCACGGCATGACCATGGGTCTGCGCACCGAGCTGGCGGTGGCCCGGGCCGTGGACAAGTCCGACCTGGACCAGGTGGCGGTGCACCCGCTGCCGATCCACGAACGCATCCTCGACGCCTTCCAGGCGCTCGGCTTCCGCTTCAAGCACGCCGACCTGGAGCGCGGCCACATCCGTGGGGTGCAGCAGACGCTGCCCTTCTACCAGGAGATCGAGTTCTTCGCCGCGCCCCAGTACGCCCGGGTCACAAACGAGGTCGAGCTGACCTTCGTGACCAGCCAGCACGGCGTCGAGGTGATCCTGGAGTGCGACAAGCGCGGCGGCTTCCTCACCCCCGGGCACGACGCCTTCGGCCGCTACGCCGTCCCGCACAGCGACGCGGGCCGCACCGACTGGGTGCAGGTGGTCGACGGCTGGCTGCGGGAGACCACCTCGCGCTACGGCAACCTGCGCGCGCAGGGCTTCGGCGCGCCGCGCGGGCACCACGGCCACCGCGGCGCGGGGATGGGCGGCATGGTGGCCGGCGCCGCGCTGGGCGTGGCGGGCGGCCTGGTCGCCGGTGAGCTGATCGAGGACGCCTTCGAGGGCGATTTCGGCGATTTCGGCGATTTCGGCGGAGAGTGA
- a CDS encoding response regulator transcription factor — protein sequence MTLEIRGLLVDDEAPNTPIIRGSMDLEFEDIGMKVGWTVLPDATSARKTIRDSPPFDFAIVDYGLGEGQQSGIAVVEAIRARGGNTYVLVITGLGNKYPNFRDEALRAGADDAVIRFVLNMGRQGGMTFRALANRIRLHLARKRDFDGLKVTFTDGDLALESTLHTIGSPNPPGVDSVAIGKSIVRSLAIDCLAPNYRPDATTLAVSYLASGRSGAHVCRVDHMEGRSITSYVLKIGLDRRALEFELSANERALHLLGAGDLVGFSGQIRTHRTSGYHAVAARLATGAVTLAEWLSGPPGRQAESVADILFGAQLTKLFEPGQRETRSFAEWLVATPVLRLRLRETLNLYEEILAAVWGSEEQASDEAEHREILSAFVDQGALPGGRKPEGKTVFIDAFGDLHSTNVLVYPSPDSRPVLVDASMYGPNHWAVDAARLVVDLVLSVRRAGAAPLQWSDTAEVSAYLDGLCAPARSVQPAINADPVDAFVGQVVDKLPSYVRAEALQMTTEQWHWQWHAALAKELIRQGTRAGLSGSRAVAALIAAVRQLTFAADAFDRIDYTGHVRETRPPACVRNRVDQQDWPSNPAIPAQRADGDREPSSREPEGLSDG from the coding sequence ATGACGCTGGAGATCCGCGGACTGCTCGTCGACGACGAGGCACCCAACACCCCTATCATCCGCGGCTCCATGGACCTGGAGTTCGAGGATATCGGGATGAAGGTCGGCTGGACCGTCCTGCCGGATGCGACCTCGGCAAGAAAGACCATCCGTGACAGCCCTCCGTTCGATTTCGCCATCGTCGACTACGGGCTCGGTGAAGGGCAGCAGAGTGGGATTGCAGTAGTCGAGGCGATCCGGGCTCGAGGCGGAAACACGTACGTGCTGGTCATCACCGGTCTGGGAAACAAATACCCGAACTTCCGGGACGAGGCACTCCGGGCAGGCGCGGACGACGCGGTCATCCGGTTCGTCCTCAACATGGGACGCCAGGGCGGCATGACCTTTCGGGCTCTCGCGAACAGAATCCGCCTGCACCTGGCACGCAAGCGCGACTTCGACGGTCTGAAGGTGACGTTCACCGACGGCGACCTGGCACTGGAGTCCACCCTGCACACCATTGGCAGTCCGAATCCGCCAGGAGTTGATTCGGTGGCCATCGGAAAGAGCATCGTCCGCAGCCTTGCCATCGACTGTCTCGCTCCGAACTACCGGCCGGACGCGACGACCCTGGCGGTCAGCTACCTCGCGTCTGGTCGATCCGGAGCGCATGTGTGCCGGGTCGATCACATGGAGGGCAGGTCCATCACCTCCTACGTACTCAAAATCGGGCTGGATCGGCGCGCGCTCGAATTCGAGCTCAGCGCCAACGAGCGGGCGTTGCATCTGCTCGGAGCGGGTGACCTGGTGGGTTTCTCCGGGCAAATTCGCACACATCGGACCTCCGGCTATCATGCCGTCGCCGCCCGCCTCGCCACTGGAGCGGTGACGCTCGCTGAGTGGTTGTCCGGCCCGCCAGGCCGGCAGGCCGAGAGTGTCGCCGACATCCTGTTCGGGGCTCAGCTCACCAAGCTGTTCGAACCCGGGCAGCGGGAGACAAGGTCCTTCGCCGAGTGGCTCGTGGCCACGCCAGTGCTTCGCCTGCGCCTCCGCGAGACACTCAATCTCTACGAGGAAATCCTGGCAGCGGTATGGGGAAGTGAGGAGCAGGCGTCGGATGAGGCCGAGCACCGCGAGATCCTCAGCGCGTTCGTCGACCAGGGCGCGCTGCCGGGTGGCCGGAAACCCGAAGGGAAGACGGTCTTCATTGACGCATTCGGAGACCTTCATTCCACGAACGTCCTCGTGTATCCGAGTCCGGACAGCCGACCGGTGTTGGTGGACGCGTCCATGTACGGGCCGAACCATTGGGCGGTCGACGCTGCCCGGCTGGTGGTCGATCTCGTGTTGTCGGTGCGGCGAGCAGGCGCCGCGCCACTGCAGTGGTCGGATACGGCCGAGGTGTCGGCCTATCTCGATGGACTGTGCGCGCCGGCTCGATCCGTGCAACCGGCCATCAATGCGGACCCGGTCGATGCGTTCGTCGGCCAGGTGGTCGACAAACTGCCGAGCTACGTTCGCGCCGAGGCGTTGCAGATGACGACCGAGCAGTGGCACTGGCAGTGGCACGCCGCACTAGCCAAGGAACTGATCCGGCAGGGCACCCGGGCCGGGCTGTCGGGGTCGAGAGCTGTTGCCGCCCTCATCGCCGCAGTGCGTCAACTCACCTTCGCGGCCGATGCCTTCGACCGGATCGACTACACCGGACACGTTCGGGAGACCCGCCCGCCCGCCTGCGTCAGGAACCGTGTCGACCAGCAGGATTGGCCATCGAATCCGGCCATACCGGCGCAGCGGGCGGACGGAGACCGCGAGCCGTCGAGTCGCGAGCCCGAAGGCCTGTCGGACGGTTAG